One Marinibacterium anthonyi genomic region harbors:
- a CDS encoding ABC-transporter ATP-binding protein, translating to MTDTALLSVTDLNVRFDIRGPFNRKLGQIRALDGVSFDLAPGEIMGLVGESGCGKSTLGKTLMGIQAPNSGSIRFEGKEIAGRTPREARALRRRLQYAYQDPGASLDPRWKIGKSLEEPLIIHTDLPRKERLKKVGEILTSVGLPAGHADLFPHEISGGQQRRVGLARILMLNPEVVILDEPTAGLDVSVQATVLRLFRDLRDTFDLTYIFISHDLSVVRLMCHRVAVMYLGRIVEVGPVTDLMDNPKHPYTQSLLAAIPKVNGPRVTENFWLEGEPADASRLPPGCRFQGRCPHVQPICRAADPEDRTVGSQTVACHFAGEVSPPKPNDKQKEGA from the coding sequence ATGACAGATACCGCCCTTCTTTCCGTCACCGACCTGAATGTCCGGTTCGACATCCGTGGCCCGTTCAACCGCAAGCTGGGCCAGATCCGGGCGCTGGACGGGGTCAGCTTTGACCTGGCCCCGGGCGAGATCATGGGGCTGGTGGGCGAATCCGGCTGTGGCAAGTCCACGCTGGGCAAGACGCTGATGGGCATCCAGGCCCCCAATTCCGGATCCATCCGCTTCGAGGGCAAGGAAATCGCCGGCCGCACCCCGCGCGAGGCCCGCGCGTTGCGGCGGCGCCTGCAATATGCCTACCAGGACCCCGGCGCCTCGCTGGATCCGCGCTGGAAGATCGGCAAGTCGCTGGAAGAACCGCTGATCATCCACACCGACCTGCCGCGCAAGGAACGGCTGAAGAAGGTGGGCGAGATCCTGACGTCGGTCGGTCTTCCGGCGGGCCACGCGGATCTGTTCCCGCACGAGATCTCGGGCGGGCAGCAGCGCCGCGTGGGACTGGCGCGGATCCTGATGCTGAACCCCGAGGTGGTGATCCTGGACGAACCCACCGCCGGTCTGGACGTGTCGGTGCAGGCGACAGTGCTGCGGCTGTTCCGCGACCTGCGCGATACGTTCGACCTGACCTATATCTTCATCTCGCACGACCTGTCGGTGGTGCGTCTGATGTGCCACCGGGTGGCGGTGATGTACCTGGGCCGGATTGTCGAGGTCGGCCCGGTGACAGACCTGATGGACAATCCCAAACACCCCTATACCCAGTCCCTGCTGGCCGCGATCCCCAAGGTGAATGGCCCTCGGGTGACGGAAAACTTCTGGCTGGAAGGCGAACCGGCGGACGCCTCGCGCCTGCCGCCGGGCTGCCGGTTCCAGGGCCGTTGCCCGCATGTCCAGCCGATCTGCCGCGCCGCCGACCCCGAGGACCGCACCGTCGGTTCCCAGACCGTGGCCTGCCATTTCGCGGGCGAGGTGTCGCCGCCGAAACCCAACGACAAGCAGAAAGAAGGCGCATGA
- the oppD_12 gene encoding Stage 0 sporulation protein KD, with product MADALLTVQDLSLGFRGDGGFAHILDGANMSMRRGEIVGLVGESGCGKTTLARAILGVLPRNALDIRGGRIDFDGVDMLGKANAAQQEAVRGRRVTFIPQDPFTSLNPVFTIGQQIDELLKWKSPRRAPGRSRMPALLTPYPRARRRQDRDKVMEMLNLVQLPRPEQLLSKYPHEVSGGQRQRLMIAMALLPEPDLIIADEPTTALDVTIQAQILGLLRTLATDRGVAVMLTTHDLGSAYEICDKITVMYAGQDVEAAPVAEFFNRPTHPYTAKLLASLPEGGGGMTGIPGELPSFYAPPPGCRFQTRCDRATDACRSRPDAHLAGPGHLVRCVHPLATATPAHKEARG from the coding sequence ATGGCCGACGCGCTTCTGACCGTTCAGGACCTTTCGCTTGGCTTTCGCGGGGATGGCGGGTTTGCCCATATCCTTGACGGGGCCAACATGTCGATGCGCCGGGGCGAGATCGTCGGGCTGGTGGGCGAATCCGGTTGTGGCAAGACCACGCTGGCCCGCGCGATCCTGGGGGTGCTGCCGCGCAACGCGCTGGACATCCGGGGCGGGCGGATCGACTTTGACGGGGTCGACATGCTGGGCAAGGCAAATGCCGCCCAACAGGAGGCCGTGCGCGGCCGCCGCGTGACGTTCATCCCGCAGGATCCCTTTACCTCGCTCAACCCGGTGTTCACCATCGGCCAGCAGATCGACGAGCTGCTGAAATGGAAATCGCCGCGCCGCGCGCCGGGCCGGTCCCGGATGCCGGCGCTGCTGACACCCTATCCCCGGGCGCGGCGCCGGCAGGACCGTGACAAGGTGATGGAGATGCTGAACCTGGTCCAGTTGCCGCGCCCCGAACAATTGCTGTCCAAATACCCGCACGAGGTGTCGGGCGGACAGCGCCAGCGGCTGATGATCGCCATGGCGCTGTTGCCCGAACCGGACCTGATCATCGCCGATGAACCGACCACGGCGCTGGACGTGACGATCCAGGCGCAGATCCTGGGCCTTTTGCGCACCCTTGCCACCGACCGGGGCGTGGCGGTGATGCTGACGACCCACGACCTGGGATCCGCTTACGAGATCTGCGACAAGATCACCGTGATGTACGCGGGCCAGGACGTCGAGGCCGCGCCGGTGGCCGAGTTCTTCAACCGACCCACGCATCCCTACACCGCCAAGCTGCTGGCCTCGCTGCCCGAAGGCGGCGGGGGGATGACCGGGATCCCCGGCGAATTGCCCAGCTTCTACGCGCCGCCGCCGGGCTGCCGGTTTCAGACCCGATGCGATCGCGCGACAGACGCCTGCCGCTCGCGGCCCGACGCCCACCTGGCGGGGCCGGGGCACCTGGTGCGCTGCGTCCATCCGCTTGCCACCGCGACACCAGCCCACAAGGAGGCCCGGGGATGA
- the fabG_17 gene encoding 3-oxoacyl-[acyl-carrier-protein] reductase FabG produces MTKTAIVTGGGRGIGRGCAHELARQGCDIVLVDLIPEDLAATKAEIEALGQGCRTYLADVADFARAHQVVAEVEGETGPVDVLVNNAGKSNAEGITEITEASFDRTIAINLKGAFNWTHAVAPGMMKAEAGRIVMMSSLNAHTGGVTSAVSKFSYTTAKAGLLGMTRALAKEMAPHVLVNAVCPGVIETERSNDMIRARKDELVRGISLGRTGTPADVAQVVAFLCLSDPCFVTGQDIKIDGLQWVS; encoded by the coding sequence ATGACCAAGACAGCAATCGTCACCGGCGGCGGGCGCGGCATTGGCCGCGGCTGCGCGCATGAGCTGGCCCGGCAGGGCTGCGATATCGTCCTGGTGGACCTGATCCCCGAGGACCTGGCCGCGACGAAGGCCGAGATCGAGGCCTTGGGGCAGGGCTGCCGCACCTACCTGGCCGATGTCGCCGATTTCGCCCGCGCGCATCAGGTCGTGGCCGAGGTCGAGGGCGAAACCGGCCCGGTGGACGTGCTGGTCAACAACGCCGGCAAGTCGAATGCCGAAGGCATCACCGAGATTACGGAAGCGTCGTTCGACCGCACCATCGCCATCAATCTGAAAGGTGCCTTCAACTGGACGCACGCGGTGGCGCCCGGGATGATGAAGGCCGAGGCCGGGCGCATCGTGATGATGTCGTCGCTGAACGCCCATACGGGCGGGGTGACCAGCGCGGTGTCGAAATTCTCCTACACCACGGCCAAGGCGGGGCTTCTGGGCATGACACGGGCATTGGCCAAGGAGATGGCGCCGCATGTGCTGGTCAATGCCGTCTGCCCCGGCGTGATCGAGACGGAGCGATCCAACGACATGATCCGTGCCCGCAAGGACGAACTGGTCAGGGGAATATCGCTTGGCCGCACGGGCACGCCGGCGGATGTGGCGCAGGTCGTCGCCTTCCTGTGCCTGTCCGATCCCTGTTTCGTCACCGGGCAGGACATCAAGATCGACGGGCTGCAATGGGTGTCCTGA
- the pdaA_2 gene encoding putative polysaccharide deacetylase PdaA precursor: MTISENPWEWPEEVWRAKVDRVRAGDSLKPATWPGGAKCAVAMSFDVDHDSNELRDGGTSIGALSRGQYGHRQGIPRIMDVIRRHDIKASFYVPAVVAKLYPDEIRMFAGEGHEVGIHGWIHERNSVLPPDVERDLQMRSADVLEEISGQRPVGIRTPSWDFSHITLEITRDMGLLYDSSLMADVDCHKLLLDGEDTGVIELPVEWIRDDAVYFNMNRFSALRPYTPPEAVFDVFRREFEAAYAEGGVFQLTMHPHVTGYRSRIWIFEEMVRLAKAKGDVWFATHAEIVQWAKAHG, from the coding sequence ATGACGATTTCCGAAAACCCGTGGGAATGGCCCGAAGAGGTCTGGCGCGCCAAGGTCGACCGGGTGCGCGCCGGCGACAGCCTGAAACCCGCGACCTGGCCGGGCGGCGCCAAATGCGCGGTGGCGATGTCGTTCGACGTGGATCATGACAGCAACGAGTTGCGCGACGGCGGTACTTCCATCGGCGCGCTCAGCCGGGGGCAATACGGCCACCGCCAGGGCATCCCTCGCATCATGGACGTCATCCGCCGCCATGACATCAAGGCCAGCTTCTATGTCCCTGCGGTGGTTGCGAAACTTTACCCCGACGAGATCCGCATGTTTGCGGGGGAAGGCCACGAAGTCGGCATCCACGGCTGGATCCATGAACGCAATTCCGTTCTGCCTCCGGACGTCGAACGCGACCTGCAGATGCGGTCGGCCGACGTGCTGGAAGAGATTTCCGGCCAGCGCCCGGTGGGGATCCGCACGCCGTCCTGGGATTTCTCGCATATCACGCTGGAAATCACCCGGGACATGGGGCTGCTGTACGACAGCTCGCTGATGGCCGATGTGGATTGCCACAAGCTGCTGCTGGATGGCGAAGATACGGGCGTGATCGAACTGCCCGTGGAATGGATCCGCGACGATGCGGTCTATTTCAACATGAACCGCTTTTCCGCCCTGCGCCCCTATACGCCGCCCGAAGCCGTCTTCGACGTCTTCCGCCGCGAATTCGAGGCCGCTTATGCCGAGGGCGGGGTCTTTCAGCTGACCATGCATCCCCATGTCACCGGCTACCGGTCGCGCATCTGGATCTTCGAGGAGATGGTCCGCCTGGCCAAGGCCAAGGGCGACGTCTGGTTCGCGACCCATGCCGAGATCGTTCAATGGGCCAAGGCCCACGGCTGA
- a CDS encoding ABC-transporter permease protein encodes MRRLEIILSRLVWFIPTLFGLVFVVFFISNVIPTDPARIIAGENATETQVQALRAEMGLDQPLHVQFTRYVRDLATGDLGQSLYTQRAISDDLLHRLPATLELTIAAMIIAIGLGVPLGVVSAVKRNTMIDQTLRVLSVSGLAVASFWLAMELQMYFSTRLGWTPLNGRVSGWGPEEITGFYVLDSILTRDWESLGDTFHHMLLPAITLALPAAATLVRFSRAGVLEVINSNFVLYERAMGFPAPLIIWKYVLRNALISTVTQIGLIFGSLFAGAVVVEAVFDWPGLGTYAVQSILQSDTKAILGFSIIVGVVFIGVNLLVDILHTFIDPRTLK; translated from the coding sequence ATGCGAAGACTGGAAATCATCCTGTCGCGCCTCGTCTGGTTCATTCCGACGCTCTTCGGCCTCGTCTTCGTGGTCTTCTTCATTTCGAACGTCATCCCGACCGATCCGGCCCGCATCATCGCCGGTGAAAACGCGACCGAAACGCAGGTGCAGGCGCTGCGCGCCGAGATGGGGCTGGACCAGCCGCTTCATGTCCAGTTCACCCGCTACGTGCGCGACTTGGCCACGGGCGACCTGGGCCAAAGCCTTTATACCCAGCGCGCGATCTCGGACGACCTGCTGCACCGGCTGCCCGCCACGCTGGAACTGACCATCGCCGCGATGATCATCGCCATCGGCCTTGGCGTGCCGCTGGGGGTGGTTTCGGCGGTCAAACGCAACACGATGATCGACCAGACGCTGCGGGTGCTGTCGGTGTCGGGGCTGGCGGTCGCCAGCTTCTGGCTGGCGATGGAACTGCAGATGTATTTCTCGACCCGGCTGGGGTGGACGCCGCTGAACGGGCGGGTATCGGGCTGGGGCCCCGAAGAGATCACCGGCTTCTACGTCCTCGATTCCATCCTGACCCGCGACTGGGAGTCGCTGGGCGACACGTTCCACCATATGCTGCTGCCCGCGATCACGCTGGCGCTGCCGGCCGCCGCCACATTGGTGCGGTTTTCGCGGGCCGGCGTGCTGGAGGTGATCAATTCGAACTTCGTCCTTTATGAACGCGCCATGGGCTTTCCGGCGCCACTGATCATCTGGAAATACGTGCTGCGCAACGCGCTGATTTCCACGGTCACCCAGATCGGCCTGATCTTCGGGTCGCTGTTCGCCGGCGCCGTGGTGGTCGAGGCGGTCTTCGACTGGCCAGGCCTTGGCACCTATGCCGTGCAATCCATCCTGCAATCGGACACCAAGGCGATCCTGGGATTTTCCATCATCGTCGGCGTGGTGTTCATCGGGGTGAACCTGCTTGTCGACATCCTGCACACGTTCATCGACCCGAGGACCCTGAAATGA
- the fabG_18 gene encoding 3-oxoacyl-[acyl-carrier-protein] reductase FabG — protein sequence MISFDFSGQTVLVTGAARGIGAGIAAEFLAAGADVVAADILGDDLARFADAHPGARTEVIDLGDLEAVKGRFGTLAPDVVVNAAGGVRGQQMKPLEQVTDAEWLSIYDGNVMSALNLMRAVIPAMKARRSGRIVTISSGAGLKPSLTGVQSYCSAKHGLIGLTRQMALELGPFGITVNSIAPGFMRTSPDYERNWDGYGEEGQARMVANIALRRLGDPSDIAAACAFLASDRAGFITGQVLPVTGHPFP from the coding sequence ATGATCAGCTTCGATTTCTCGGGCCAGACGGTGCTGGTCACCGGCGCGGCGCGCGGCATCGGCGCGGGCATCGCGGCGGAATTCCTGGCCGCCGGCGCCGACGTGGTGGCCGCCGATATCCTGGGCGACGACCTGGCGCGGTTCGCCGACGCCCACCCCGGCGCACGGACCGAGGTCATCGACCTTGGCGACCTGGAGGCGGTGAAGGGCCGCTTCGGCACACTTGCCCCGGACGTGGTGGTCAATGCCGCCGGTGGCGTGCGCGGCCAGCAGATGAAACCGCTGGAACAGGTGACGGATGCCGAATGGCTGTCGATCTACGACGGCAACGTGATGTCGGCGCTGAACCTGATGCGCGCGGTCATCCCGGCGATGAAGGCGCGCAGGTCGGGGCGGATCGTCACCATATCCTCGGGCGCGGGGCTGAAGCCCAGCCTGACCGGCGTGCAATCCTACTGTTCCGCCAAGCACGGGCTGATCGGCCTGACCCGGCAGATGGCGCTGGAACTCGGGCCCTTCGGGATCACGGTGAATTCCATTGCGCCGGGCTTCATGCGGACATCGCCCGATTACGAACGCAACTGGGACGGCTACGGCGAAGAAGGCCAGGCCCGCATGGTCGCCAACATCGCCCTGCGCCGTCTGGGCGATCCGTCCGATATCGCCGCCGCCTGCGCCTTTCTGGCGTCGGACCGGGCGGGGTTCATCACCGGGCAGGTCCTGCCCGTCACCGGCCATCCCTTTCCCTGA
- a CDS encoding phosphoglycerate transporter family protein — protein MSDIRTAEPVSWVPLVVTITLVQAVLALMSRTLPLFGMPLTAASGMRPEAVGQLSSATSFGSMIFFLWGPTLLARLPSLRQLQLGCATAAVAMLFCAIGRWESMLLAAFVIGLGYGPSAPAGSDLLMRITPRARRATIFSIKQAGVPLGGLAAGLALPAIAIFFGTISAALAAAGMLALASAAALGQWKGAVDDAPPPRDKPPFRDLLLAPVRLIVLLLREPRMRLITAAGFSLGVAQGVIMGFFPVFLSDHAGWSLPAAGAAFALLQGLGVGGRVVMGWVSDRLGNAMRALSGLCFASGTTMLLLATIGPGSPILWIVLLSALAGITVVSWNGVFLAGLAETAPDGRVGEITAAGTFVLFSGYVLCPLLLQAVFSATDGYAVGLILAGLAPMSAGAALLLSGRR, from the coding sequence ATGTCCGACATCCGCACGGCCGAACCCGTCTCTTGGGTGCCGCTGGTCGTCACCATCACGCTGGTGCAGGCGGTGCTGGCCCTGATGAGCCGCACGCTGCCGCTGTTCGGCATGCCGCTGACCGCCGCCTCGGGGATGCGGCCCGAAGCGGTCGGGCAATTGTCGTCGGCCACCAGTTTCGGGTCGATGATCTTCTTCCTCTGGGGGCCCACGCTTCTGGCGCGGTTGCCGTCGCTGCGCCAGTTGCAGCTGGGTTGTGCCACCGCCGCCGTGGCGATGCTGTTCTGCGCCATCGGCCGGTGGGAAAGCATGTTGCTGGCGGCTTTCGTGATCGGGCTGGGCTACGGGCCGTCCGCACCGGCGGGGTCGGACCTGTTGATGCGGATCACGCCCAGGGCGCGGCGGGCGACGATCTTTTCGATCAAGCAGGCGGGGGTTCCGCTGGGCGGTCTGGCGGCCGGTCTGGCGCTGCCGGCCATCGCGATCTTCTTCGGCACGATCTCGGCCGCGCTGGCCGCCGCCGGGATGCTGGCGCTGGCCTCCGCCGCCGCGCTTGGCCAGTGGAAGGGCGCCGTGGACGACGCGCCGCCCCCCCGAGACAAGCCACCGTTCCGGGACCTGCTGCTGGCGCCCGTCCGTCTGATCGTCCTGCTGCTGCGCGAGCCCCGGATGCGCCTGATCACCGCCGCCGGGTTCAGCCTGGGCGTGGCGCAGGGGGTGATCATGGGCTTTTTCCCGGTCTTCCTTTCGGATCACGCGGGCTGGTCGCTGCCGGCGGCGGGCGCGGCATTCGCGCTGTTGCAGGGGCTGGGCGTCGGCGGGCGCGTCGTCATGGGATGGGTGTCGGACCGGCTGGGCAATGCCATGCGCGCGCTGTCGGGCCTGTGCTTTGCCTCTGGAACGACGATGCTGTTGCTGGCCACCATCGGCCCGGGCTCGCCGATCCTGTGGATCGTGCTTTTGTCGGCGCTGGCGGGGATCACGGTGGTGTCCTGGAACGGCGTCTTCCTGGCCGGCCTTGCCGAAACCGCGCCCGATGGCCGGGTCGGAGAGATCACCGCCGCCGGGACCTTTGTGCTGTTCAGCGGCTACGTGTTGTGCCCGCTGTTGTTGCAGGCGGTGTTTTCGGCGACCGATGGCTATGCGGTCGGTCTGATCCTGGCCGGCCTCGCGCCGATGAGCGCGGGCGCGGCCCTGCTGTTGAGTGGTAGGCGATAG
- a CDS encoding ABC-transporter permease protein produces MTPLKRLFADRAAGLGAAIILALVLIAIFAPWIAPYPGDVTDFHLTDRLQAPSAQHLFGTDRMGSDVFSRILFGARITITIAVIAVGVSVAIGVPIGLLAGYYEGFPGGFLMRTSDVFLAVPQIVLAIAIAQTLGPSVENVILALSLTYWPFWARLVYAETRSLKAQTFVEAAQALGASDWRVMVLHILPNTASAIIVRTSIGMGATILTAAALGFLGLGAPPPTPEWGRMISEAREFLPEAWWYAAAPGLAIFLVVMGFNLLGDGLRDILDPKLRKGS; encoded by the coding sequence ATGACCCCGCTGAAACGGCTTTTCGCGGACCGGGCCGCCGGTTTGGGCGCCGCCATCATCCTGGCCCTCGTGCTGATCGCGATCTTCGCGCCCTGGATCGCGCCGTATCCCGGCGACGTGACCGACTTTCACCTGACCGACCGGCTGCAGGCGCCGTCGGCGCAGCACTTGTTCGGCACCGACCGGATGGGGTCGGACGTGTTTTCGCGCATCCTGTTCGGGGCGCGCATCACCATCACCATCGCGGTCATCGCCGTGGGCGTGTCGGTCGCCATCGGCGTGCCCATCGGCCTGCTGGCGGGCTATTACGAAGGCTTCCCCGGCGGGTTCCTGATGCGCACCTCCGACGTGTTCCTGGCGGTGCCCCAGATCGTGCTGGCCATCGCCATTGCCCAGACGCTGGGGCCGTCGGTGGAAAACGTCATCCTGGCCCTGTCGCTGACCTACTGGCCGTTCTGGGCGCGGCTGGTCTATGCGGAAACCCGGTCGTTGAAGGCCCAGACCTTTGTCGAGGCGGCACAGGCGCTGGGGGCGTCGGACTGGCGGGTCATGGTGCTGCACATCCTGCCCAACACCGCGTCGGCCATCATCGTGCGCACATCCATCGGCATGGGCGCCACGATCCTGACCGCCGCCGCCCTGGGGTTCCTGGGCCTTGGCGCACCGCCGCCCACGCCCGAATGGGGACGCATGATATCGGAGGCGCGGGAATTCCTGCCCGAGGCCTGGTGGTATGCCGCCGCGCCGGGCCTTGCGATCTTCCTCGTGGTGATGGGCTTCAATCTGCTGGGTGACGGGCTGCGCGACATCCTTGACCCCAAGCTGAGAAAGGGAAGCTGA
- a CDS encoding ABC-transporter substrate-binding protein precursor, translated as MKHTVLALCSALALALPALGQAQDRYVHANNSAYDTLDPHTVRDVARVASRLNFYDGLYRWVDNPPQLIPWLATDHTVSDDGLTWTFNLRDDVPFHDGSLMTADDVVYSFERMLELKRGAGSLFLPMIDPGSTVAVDDHTVAFTLKEPSAIFAALVPDILVVNKDVVQEHEVDGDMGQAYLIDHVAGSGSYTLKRYDPARGFVGERFADHFAGWGDKYFDEIEFRTVLETNTRIQGLMRGDYQGLDGYLAPDQVDRLREDEDVQIIEEESMRVFHIAMHNGRAPLDDKNFRMAMVHAFDYDGYINEIMQGTVARNPTIVPGNLWGAPDVPGYDFDLDKAREYLDAYKAEHGDEIRTLKIGTLAGFSETEQAAALMQNGLSQLGIEVEIESSPWPVISSNMQNPETMPDMVPYWKSTYYVDPNNWVGELYASRYAPTRNVSDYHNAQVDEELEKALVITDQDERAELYKAATKQIYDDAAGIWIYNTKWFGPYASNVKNVRFCPVGNGQDMRWAYLEH; from the coding sequence ATGAAACATACCGTACTGGCGTTGTGCTCCGCACTCGCCCTGGCACTGCCAGCCCTCGGGCAGGCGCAGGACCGTTACGTCCATGCCAACAACTCTGCCTATGACACGCTGGATCCGCACACGGTGCGGGACGTGGCGCGGGTGGCCAGCCGCCTGAACTTCTACGACGGGCTGTACCGCTGGGTGGACAACCCGCCCCAGCTGATCCCCTGGCTTGCCACCGATCACACCGTGTCCGACGATGGCCTGACCTGGACATTCAACCTGCGCGACGACGTGCCGTTCCACGACGGCAGCCTGATGACGGCCGATGACGTGGTCTATTCCTTCGAACGCATGCTGGAGCTCAAGCGCGGGGCCGGGTCGCTGTTCCTGCCGATGATCGACCCGGGCAGCACCGTGGCGGTCGACGACCACACCGTGGCCTTCACGCTCAAGGAACCCTCGGCCATCTTCGCGGCGCTGGTGCCCGACATATTGGTCGTCAACAAGGACGTCGTGCAGGAACACGAGGTCGACGGCGACATGGGCCAGGCCTACCTGATCGACCACGTCGCGGGATCCGGGTCCTATACGCTCAAGCGTTACGATCCGGCGCGGGGCTTTGTCGGCGAACGCTTTGCCGATCACTTTGCCGGTTGGGGCGACAAGTATTTCGACGAGATCGAATTCCGCACCGTGCTGGAGACCAACACGCGGATCCAGGGCCTGATGCGGGGCGACTACCAGGGGCTTGACGGCTATCTGGCGCCCGACCAGGTCGACCGGCTGCGCGAGGACGAGGACGTCCAGATCATCGAGGAGGAATCCATGCGGGTCTTCCACATCGCGATGCACAATGGCCGTGCGCCGCTGGACGACAAGAACTTCCGCATGGCGATGGTGCATGCCTTCGACTACGACGGCTATATCAACGAGATCATGCAGGGCACCGTGGCCCGCAACCCCACGATCGTTCCGGGCAACCTGTGGGGCGCGCCGGACGTGCCGGGCTATGATTTCGACCTGGACAAGGCCCGCGAATACCTGGACGCCTACAAGGCCGAACATGGCGACGAGATCCGCACGCTGAAGATCGGCACGCTGGCGGGATTTTCGGAAACCGAACAGGCGGCCGCGCTGATGCAGAACGGGCTGTCGCAGCTGGGCATCGAGGTCGAGATCGAAAGCTCCCCCTGGCCGGTGATCTCGTCAAACATGCAGAACCCCGAAACCATGCCCGACATGGTGCCTTACTGGAAATCCACCTACTACGTGGATCCCAACAACTGGGTCGGCGAACTTTACGCCTCGCGCTATGCGCCGACGCGCAACGTGTCGGACTACCACAACGCGCAGGTCGACGAAGAACTGGAGAAGGCGTTGGTCATCACCGATCAGGATGAACGCGCCGAATTGTACAAGGCCGCCACCAAGCAGATCTACGACGATGCCGCCGGCATCTGGATCTACAACACCAAGTGGTTCGGCCCCTATGCGTCCAACGTCAAGAACGTCCGCTTCTGCCCGGTCGGCAACGGCCAGGACATGCGGTGGGCTTACCTCGAACACTGA